The Arachis hypogaea cultivar Tifrunner chromosome 14, arahy.Tifrunner.gnm2.J5K5, whole genome shotgun sequence genome has a segment encoding these proteins:
- the LOC112742283 gene encoding uncharacterized protein — MVLLALGLVIKGPSYDKLGVNLLADLKRECQIVVDSYRSAWKETGYASNVVKNASSLFHLFLEVIEWTDNIIHVVIDNTADYVAAGRLINQKFKNIHWSPCAAHCLNLILKDISSMPHISNLATCASKITVFVYNHMVFLSWLRQRTTWKQIVRPGATCFATVFITLKSIFERKADLQALVIDTHFTGHKLGRSANGRVVSAIILDNKFWDDCFIVCKLVRLLIKLMRLVDTDDKPSLGYVYEGMLKLKNGIKEMFKHSKTAYQPYTEIINSRWDKHLKKSLHAAAYFLNPACFFDENYKEAPDVMRGQKDNKESKRCNIYDPIDIESIDLVDFWVTEEVVEKELDLSNEIDADLDQGGGGGSSTFYTASLDFSAPSSGNEGDDINEANLQQVMANFDD, encoded by the exons ATGGTGTTGCTAGCATTGGGCCTGGTTATAAAAGGTCCTTCTTATGATAAGCTGGGGGTTAACTTATTAGCCGATCTCAAAAGGGAGTGTCAAATAGTTGTTGATAGCTATAGGTCTGCTTGGAAAGAAACTGGAT ATGCTTCAAATGTGGTAAAAAATGCTTCAAGCTTGTTTCACTTGTTTTTGGAGGTGATTGAATGGACTGATAATATTATTCATGTAGTGATTGATAATACAGCAGATTATGTTGCTGCTGGTAGGCTTATTAatcagaaatttaaaaatattcactGGTCACCTTGTGCTGCTCATTGCTTGAATCTTATTCTAAAAGATATAAGCAGCATGCCACATATTTCTAACCTTGCAACATGTGCTTCGAAGATTACCGTGTTTGTGTATAATCATATGGTGTTCTTGTCCTGGCTAAGACAAAGAACTACTTGGAAGCAGATTGTTCGTCCAGGTGCAACTTGTTTTGCCACTGTCTTCATCACATTGAAGAGTATCTTTGAGCGCAAAGCGGATTTACAAGCATTGGTTATTGATACACACTTTACCGGACACAAATTAGGAAGGAGTGCTAATGGTAGAGTTGTGAGTGCAATTATCCTAGACAACAAATTTTGGGATGATTGTTTTATCGTATGCAAACTTGTGCGTCTGTTGATTAAATTGATGAGGTTGGTAGATACCGATGATAAACCATCATTGGGATATGTCTATGAAGGTATGCTGAAGTTAAAAAATGGAATCAAAGAAATGTTCAAGCATAGTAAGACTGCATATCAACCTTACACAGAGATTATCAACTCAAGATGGGACAAACATTTGAAAAAAAGTCTTCATGCAGCGGCTTATTTCTTGAATCCTGCTTGCTTTTTCGATGAAAATTATAAAGAAGCACCTGATGTCATGCGAG gaCAGAAAGACAACAAAGAAAGCAAAAGGTGCAATATATATGATCCAATCGATATTGAAAGTATTGATTTGGTTGACTTTTGGGTGACGGAAGAGGTTGTTGAAAAAGAGCTTGATCTTTCAA ATGAGATTGATGCTGATTTGGatcaaggtggtggtggtggtagtagtaCATTTTATACTGCATCACTTGATTTTTCTGCTCCAAGTAGTGGAAATGAAGGTGATGATATCAACGAAGCAAATCTGCAGCAAGTTATGGcaaattttgatgattga